TGGTAGAAGACGGCGCTGCGCCACCAGGCGTCGGCCGGGGTCTCGGCGTCGGAGGGGATGTCGCGATTGGTGTTGAGTACCTGCAGCAGCGCGTCGAAGAACCCGGCATCCACCCGGCCGCCGGCGAGCTTCGCCACGGTGCGCAGTCGCAGCGCACCGACCAGGGGATTGTCGATCCAGCGGGTGGAACGGCCCAGCTGCAGCAGGATCTTGCGCACCGCATCGTTGCCGAGCGGATGCGCCCAGACGTCGCGGATGCGACTGTCGAGCGTGAGGAGTGCGGCCTCACCGCCGGATGCCGTCACCGGGCCTCCTCCACGCCCGCCGCCGCGGGCCTGTCGGGTGCCGTGCCGTCGGGTGCCGTGCCGTCGTCGGCGGGTGCCGCGCCGTCGTGCTCGAGGCTGTTGCGTTCGTGTAGTTCGGCGACGATCTGCGCGTACCGGCCCTCGTCGAGCCGGTAGCCCAGCCGGTAGACGACATAACTGGCGACCACGAGGATCAGCGGCCCGATCAGCATCGTGAGCTTGACCAGCAGGATGCCGCCGTCGGTCATGTCGGCGGCGCCCTCGGCCTGCTGCATCCCCGAGGCGATCACCGTCCAGCCGATCACGCCGCTGGAGAGCGCGGAGCTCATCTTGTAGATGAACGGCTGCAGCGACAGGGTGACGCTGTCGTTGCGACGGCCGAACTTCCAGTTGCCGTACTCGACCGTGTCGGCGATGAACATGAGCATGAGCAGCTGGATGGCGGCCTGGCCCGAGAACAGCAGCAGGGCCGCGAGCAGCGTCATGAACACCGAACCGGCCGGCGCGAAGGCGAACACGATATACCCGGCCGCGACCGTGGAGACGGCGGTGGTGAACAGGGTGCGCCTGGTCATCCTCCGGCTGATCATCGGGTAGCAGGCCAGAGCGGCGATCTGTGCGACGCCGAGCACGAGGGCGAACAGGGTGTACATGTTCACATCCCCGTAGACGTACGTGAAGTAGTACAGCCCGAAGCCGATCGTGGTGGCGAAGGCGAGGTTGAACAGCAGCAGCGCGATCGTCGCGACCAGCAGCTGATCGTTGCGGAAGATCAGCCGCACGAGTTCGCGGAACCGGGTGCGCTCGCGGCTGTGCACGATCGTGGGGTCCTCGCGCACGGTCACGAGCATGACCGTCTGGAAGACGAGGAGCAGGATGCTGCAGGCGACGGCGATGAGCGTGTATGCCGTCCGCACATCGCCGGTGACGGCGGTGAGTGCCTCGCTGACCGGCACGATCGCGATGACGACCGCGAAGACGCCGACGTTCGCGCAGATCCGAGCGAACGCGCCGATGCGCTCTCGTTCGGACTGCTGCTGGGTGAGAGAGGGCAGGATCGACCAGTAGCCGATGTCGTTGGCGGTGTAGGCGAGCCCCCACAGCACATAGACCAGGGCGAAGACGGTGACGAAGGCGCCGTCGCTCAGCCCGAAGTCCGTGAACATCACGATCAGCAGGGCTGACGAGACCAGCGCACCGAGCAGGATCCACGGCTTGAAGCGGCCCCAGCGGGTGTGCGTGTTGTCGACGATCACGCCCATCACCGGATCGCTGATCGCATCGAACACGCGAGCGACGACCAGCACAACGGTCACGGCCGCCAGCACTGCTGCCGAGACGCGCAGCACGTCGCTGAGATAGAAGATCAGGTACATGCTCACGAGCGTGTACGACGCATCGCGTCCGATCGTGCCGATCCCGAATCCGTAGCGGTTGCGTGCCGGTCTCATGGGCTCTCCTCCGGGTCGGCGGCTCCTGCGGCGCGGGTTCGGATGCCGCCGGCGGGAACCGGCGTGCGGGTGTCAGCCTATCGGGATGATCGCGTGGGCGACGGCGTAGATCGCCAGTCCGGCGAGGGCTCCGACGACCGTGCCGTTCAGGCGGATGTACTGCAGGTCGCGGCCGACCATCAGCTCGATCTTCTCGGTGGTCTCGGCGGCATCCCACTTCTCGACCGTGTCGGTGATGATCGAGGCGATGTCGTGACGGTAGCGGTCGACGAGGAACACCGCAGCATCCGTCACCCAGCCGTCCACGCGCGCCTGCAGAGCGGGCTCGGTCGCGAGCCGGCTGCCGATCTCGGCGACCGCGGCGGCCGCGCGGCGGCGCAGCCCGCTCTGCGGGTCGGCGAGCGCGGCGAGCAGCCCGTTCTTGGCGGTGTCCCAGACCTGGCTGGCCAGGGCGATAACACGGGGGCTGTCGAACACTGCGGCCTTCGCGCCTTCGAAGCGGTCGCGCATATCCGGGTCGCGCTGCAGCCGGTCGGCGAGGCGGGCGAGGTAGCCGTCCAGCGCGCGACGGGCCGGATGCTGCGGATCGGCCTGCACGGCCTCGACGAAGCGCACCGCCTCGTGGTGCACGGTCTCGTCGATGAAGCGGTGCGCCAGCCGCGGCACCCACGACGGCAGCCGCTTGGACACCAGCCCTTGGAACGAGTGCGCATTGGCATCCAGCCAGGTGGCGACGCTGTCCACAGCCAGATCGACCGCGCCGCGATGAGCATCCGCCTCGACGATGCGCTCCAGCCAGCCGCCGGCCGAGGGCGCCCAGTCCGGCGCGATGAGGTGCTCGCGAGCGAGGTCGGCGATCAGCGTCTGCACGTCGTCGTCGCTGAGGGCGCGCAGCACCGCGGAAGCCGCCGTCGCACCCTCCGCGGCGACGCGCTCGGCGTGGGTCTGCCCCGTCGGGCCCACGGAGGGGTCGCTGAGCCATTCGCCCAGCCGCTGGGACAGCGCGGTGCGGGTCAGCTTGTCGCGCACGACGGGGCCGGCGAGGAAGTTCGTCTCGACGAACTCGCCGAGTGTGCGACCGATCTCGTCCTTGCGGTTCGGGATGATCGCGGTGTGCGGAATCGGAAGGCCCAGCGGATGCCGGAACAGCGCGGTCACCGCGAACCAATCCGCCAGCGCGCCGACCATGCCGCCCTCGGCGGCCGCGCGCACGTGACCCAGCCACGGATGGCGGCCCTCCAGCCAGAAGGCGATCACGAAGACGAGAGCCATCACGATCAGCGCTCCGAGCGCGACCGCCTTCATCCGCCGCAGACCGCGCAGTCGCTCCTGGTCGGCGGGGAGAGCAGAGCCATCGGCGTTCGCGACATGTCGTCATCCTTTCACGCGGCCGGGCTCCGGGTGCTCGACCCGTTCTCGTCCTGAGCGGAGACGGCTACCCTCGAAGGGTGATCGACGACATCAAGAAGCGTGCTCTGCACCGCACCAGCATCCTCGAGGGGCAGCTGCGCGGCATCGCGCGGATGATCGAGAACGAGGAGTACTGCATGGACATCATCACGCAGTCGCGTGCCGTGCAGCGCTCACTGGAATCCCTGAACCGGCTGCTGCTGGAGAATCACCTGCGCACCCACGTCACCGACATGTTCGAGCAGGGCGGCGACGAACGCGAGCAGGCCGTGAGCGAACTGCTCAAGGCATTCGACTTCGACCGCAGGTAGGCCGCGCTCGCAGGTCAGGAGCCGGGAGTCTCCAGTGGACCCAGCCAGGCGCTCGCCGCCGTGGCGTGCGCCGACTCGGGATCGGACGGGTGGAACATTCCCGCCAGCGCGTCGCGGTACAGCCGCGACAGCTCGTTCGAGGTGAAGTACGAGCCGCCGCCGGCGACGAGCATCGCCTCGTCCACCACCTGCTTGGCCATCACGACCGCCCGGTGCTTCACCCCCGACAGCAGAGTGAACCAGCGCGGACCGTGGTCGGCCAGCTCGTCGACGTCGCGGGCGAGCGAGGAGATCTGCGGGGGCAGTGCGTCGTAGGCGAGCGCCATGTCGGCGATGCGCCAGCGGATGTCGGGATCCTGACTGTAGGTCGTGCCGGTCTTCTTCGAGCGCCGTGCCTGCGCGGCGGCGACCGCCAGATCGAGGCCGCGCCGGGCGATGCCGGTGTACACCGACGCCAGCAGGATCTCGAACACGCTGAAGATGCCGAACACGATCGGATCGGGGTTCGGGCCCGGGTCGATGCGGCGCACGATGTGCTCGGGGGCGGCGACAGCGCCGTTCAGACGGGTGGTGCGGCTCTGCGTACCCCGCATTCCGAGCGTGTCCCAGTCGTCGCTGGTGACCACGGCATCCGTCCGGTCGACGAAGGCGAAGACGAGCTTCGGCGCGTCGTCGCTGGACGTGTCCAGGCCGTGCAGGCCGAGCTTCGTCCACACCGGGGCGAGCGAGGTGAAGATCTTCGTGCCGGTGAAGGCGTAGCCACCGTCGGGCCGGGGCTCGGCATCCGTGTCGCTGCCGAACAGCACCAGATCGTTGCCGCCCTCGCTGATGCCGAAGGCGAACACCTCGCCGGCCGCTGCGCCGCGCTGCACGAACTCCAGCCCCGGCACGCCGCGGTCGCCGAACACCTTCGCGACGCCGGTCCACACCAGGTGCATGTTGATCGCCAGGGCAGTGGCGGGGGATGCCGTCGCCAGGCGCTGCTGCAGCAGCGCCGCCTGCTCGAGCCCGAGCCCCGCGCCGCCGAGTTCGGCGGGCACGAGGATCGCCAGGTAGCCGGCCTCTCGCAGCTCGTCGAGATCCTGCTGAGGGAAGGTGTTCTCGCGGTCGTGCACGACGGCGCGCTCGCGGATGCGCTCGAGCAGGTCGTCGGGAAGGTGCGCTGCGGGGTCGAAGGTGCTCACCCGCCCAGCCTATTCCGCACGGCGGGGTCGGAGGCGTGCGGTCTGAATCGGCCCGCTTCCGGGGTGCACAGCGGATGCGAGAGGGCGGATGCCGCGACACGCCGCGACACGCCGAAGGACGTTCTCCACAGAAAATCGGATGTCGGTGACCGGGCGTAGCGTGCCGCCTGTGGATGGATCCGATCGGTGGTCATCGCACCCGCGAGAACATGCGGTTCGCGAGGGGTCCGAGCGAGCTCGCGACTGTGGAAGGATCCGTGGACAAGCTGTGTTGTATCTGGGGAGAGCGGTGGAAAACTACACGGATGTAACTACTATCCCTAGTGGTCAGCCGCAATGCCCGTCCCCATATGTAGTATTGAAGTCCCGGTGGGGGTCTGCCGGAGAAACAGTTCGGATCTGAGGGGAAGAAGACAGAAATCATGTCGATCACGGTCTATACCAAGCCTTCGTGCGTGCAGTGCAACGCCACCTACCGTGCCCTCGATGCGAAGGGCATCGAGTACGAGATCCTCGATCTCTCCGAGGATGCCGCGGCGCTCGAGCAGGTCAAGTCGCTCGGCTACATGCAGGCGCCGGTCGTCGTCACTGACGAGGGACACTGGTCGGGCTTCCGCCCGGACAAGATCGACGAGCTCGCAGCTCGTCTGGCGTGAGGTGAGCGCCCATGAGCGCAGTCGCGACCGCCGCGCCGCTCCTGGTCTACTTCTCGAGCGTCTCGGGCAACACTGCGCGATTCATCGAGAAGCTCGGGCTCCCCGCCCGCCGCATCCCGCTGCATCGCAACGATGAGCCAGTCGTCATCGACGAGCCGTACGTGCTGGTCACCCCCACCTACGGAGGCGGCCAGGGGCGCGGTGAGGAGAAGGGCGCGGTTCCCAAGCAGGTCATCCGGTTCCTCAACGACGAGCACAACCGAAGCCTGATCCGCGGAGTCATCTCCGCGGGAAACACCAACTTCGGCGAGTCCTTCTGCCTCGCCGGAGAGATCGTGAGCCGCAAGTGCAAGGTGCCGCACTTGTACCGGCTGGAAGTATTCGGCACACCGGATGATGTTGATCGCGTGAGCGACGGATTGGAACGATGGTGGACACCGCAGTTGACGAGCAGACAGTGACCGAGCAGGTCGCGTTC
Above is a window of Microbacterium suwonense DNA encoding:
- a CDS encoding glycoside-pentoside-hexuronide (GPH):cation symporter, which encodes MRPARNRYGFGIGTIGRDASYTLVSMYLIFYLSDVLRVSAAVLAAVTVVLVVARVFDAISDPVMGVIVDNTHTRWGRFKPWILLGALVSSALLIVMFTDFGLSDGAFVTVFALVYVLWGLAYTANDIGYWSILPSLTQQQSERERIGAFARICANVGVFAVVIAIVPVSEALTAVTGDVRTAYTLIAVACSILLLVFQTVMLVTVREDPTIVHSRERTRFRELVRLIFRNDQLLVATIALLLFNLAFATTIGFGLYYFTYVYGDVNMYTLFALVLGVAQIAALACYPMISRRMTRRTLFTTAVSTVAAGYIVFAFAPAGSVFMTLLAALLLFSGQAAIQLLMLMFIADTVEYGNWKFGRRNDSVTLSLQPFIYKMSSALSSGVIGWTVIASGMQQAEGAADMTDGGILLVKLTMLIGPLILVVASYVVYRLGYRLDEGRYAQIVAELHERNSLEHDGAAPADDGTAPDGTAPDRPAAAGVEEAR
- a CDS encoding metal-sensitive transcriptional regulator, producing MIDDIKKRALHRTSILEGQLRGIARMIENEEYCMDIITQSRAVQRSLESLNRLLLENHLRTHVTDMFEQGGDEREQAVSELLKAFDFDRR
- a CDS encoding acyl-CoA dehydrogenase family protein, which gives rise to MSTFDPAAHLPDDLLERIRERAVVHDRENTFPQQDLDELREAGYLAILVPAELGGAGLGLEQAALLQQRLATASPATALAINMHLVWTGVAKVFGDRGVPGLEFVQRGAAAGEVFAFGISEGGNDLVLFGSDTDAEPRPDGGYAFTGTKIFTSLAPVWTKLGLHGLDTSSDDAPKLVFAFVDRTDAVVTSDDWDTLGMRGTQSRTTRLNGAVAAPEHIVRRIDPGPNPDPIVFGIFSVFEILLASVYTGIARRGLDLAVAAAQARRSKKTGTTYSQDPDIRWRIADMALAYDALPPQISSLARDVDELADHGPRWFTLLSGVKHRAVVMAKQVVDEAMLVAGGGSYFTSNELSRLYRDALAGMFHPSDPESAHATAASAWLGPLETPGS
- the nrdH gene encoding glutaredoxin-like protein NrdH yields the protein MSITVYTKPSCVQCNATYRALDAKGIEYEILDLSEDAAALEQVKSLGYMQAPVVVTDEGHWSGFRPDKIDELAARLA
- the nrdI gene encoding class Ib ribonucleoside-diphosphate reductase assembly flavoprotein NrdI; translated protein: MSAVATAAPLLVYFSSVSGNTARFIEKLGLPARRIPLHRNDEPVVIDEPYVLVTPTYGGGQGRGEEKGAVPKQVIRFLNDEHNRSLIRGVISAGNTNFGESFCLAGEIVSRKCKVPHLYRLEVFGTPDDVDRVSDGLERWWTPQLTSRQ